From Aquabacter sp. L1I39, the proteins below share one genomic window:
- a CDS encoding TRAP transporter small permease: MILALSRALARFEKVLLLIAAAFLFTMMVIVFADVGLRYLFNSPLGFSYDLISLYLMVGVFFFSLSNTLRHDEHVRVDILYLQAPPSVRRMFDRISYALSAILFAVVLWMGLLRAIASTAQLEVMATLIPWPIWLAYWIVPIGTAPILMLCVLRVIHPEITKEHHV; this comes from the coding sequence GTGATTTTGGCCCTATCCCGGGCACTTGCCCGGTTCGAGAAAGTCCTGCTCCTGATCGCAGCGGCGTTCCTGTTTACGATGATGGTGATCGTCTTCGCCGATGTGGGGCTGCGCTATCTCTTCAACAGCCCCCTCGGCTTTTCCTATGACTTGATCTCGCTCTACCTGATGGTGGGTGTTTTCTTCTTCAGTTTGTCCAACACGCTGCGCCATGATGAGCATGTGCGCGTGGATATCCTTTATCTTCAGGCGCCCCCGTCCGTGCGCCGGATGTTCGACCGCATCAGCTATGCCCTGTCCGCCATTCTGTTTGCGGTGGTGCTCTGGATGGGGCTGTTGCGCGCCATCGCCAGCACCGCGCAGCTCGAAGTGATGGCCACGCTGATCCCATGGCCCATCTGGCTCGCCTATTGGATCGTGCCCATTGGCACTGCGCCCATCCTGATGCTGTGCGTGCTGCGCGTGATCCATCCAGAAATCACCAAAGAGCATCACGTCTGA
- a CDS encoding IclR family transcriptional regulator, with protein sequence MIVKQADNLLAILELFAKVRRPRTLSQISEALGLPKSSTFNLLETLEAKGFIHELRLWGGYYPTRRLLALAQDIAENDPFIDRLRPALTWLQEQTGETVLLAHRSDAEIVYLEAMESRHPVRYFAQAGERRPLQVTSAGKAILSCYTPEERARLYASLPFEKYRAATLPDAAAVEADIVASVARGWFENLSEYTPDVLGVGMPLVLDGERLAVSVAGPNYRLMDKRAETAARIAEAVQMIRSSFEGQGGTP encoded by the coding sequence ATGATTGTGAAACAAGCTGACAATCTCCTTGCCATTCTCGAGCTGTTCGCCAAGGTGCGGCGGCCGCGCACGCTGTCGCAGATCAGCGAGGCTCTGGGGCTGCCCAAGTCCTCCACCTTCAATCTCCTGGAGACATTGGAGGCGAAGGGCTTCATCCATGAATTGCGGCTGTGGGGCGGCTACTATCCCACCCGCCGGCTGCTGGCGCTCGCCCAGGACATCGCCGAGAACGATCCCTTCATCGATCGCCTGCGCCCGGCGCTCACCTGGCTTCAGGAGCAGACCGGAGAGACGGTGCTCCTAGCCCACCGGTCCGATGCAGAGATCGTGTATCTGGAGGCGATGGAGAGCCGGCATCCGGTGCGCTACTTCGCTCAGGCGGGGGAGCGCCGGCCGCTCCAGGTGACATCCGCCGGCAAGGCGATCCTGAGCTGCTACACGCCTGAGGAGCGTGCCCGGCTGTACGCGTCGCTTCCGTTTGAGAAGTATCGTGCCGCGACCTTGCCCGATGCGGCGGCGGTGGAGGCGGACATCGTGGCTTCGGTGGCGCGGGGCTGGTTCGAGAACCTCTCCGAATACACCCCCGACGTGCTCGGCGTGGGCATGCCTCTGGTGCTCGATGGTGAACGCCTCGCTGTCTCGGTGGCCGGGCCGAACTATCGCCTCATGGACAAGCGGGCCGAGACTGCGGCCCGCATCGCCGAGGCGGTTCAGATGATCCGTTCCAGTTTCGAGGGACAGGGAGGCACCCCGTGA
- a CDS encoding LysR family transcriptional regulator, producing the protein MDQLAAMRAFVRVVEAGTFTRAADLLSIPKPTLTKQVQALEAHLRTKLLNRTTRRVTVTPDGAAYYERALALLNDLDELDGSMTLSQAAPRGRLRVDISASLALLVLVPALPDFFARYPDIQLDLGVTDRAVDLVGENVDCVIRGGDLTDPSLVARRIGEIHRITCAAPSYLKRYGIPNHPRDLETDFPTVRYFNARTGRLLELEFEREGQTLEPDGRYMIAVNDGNAYLAAGLAGLGIIQLPTFMAQSHIGAGTLVPVLTAWTTESFPVFTVFPPNRHLSARLRVFVDWVAELFAGHDLIQRRTTLPRAQGTP; encoded by the coding sequence ATGGACCAACTTGCGGCAATGCGGGCCTTCGTGCGGGTGGTGGAGGCTGGCACCTTCACCCGCGCGGCGGACTTGCTCAGTATTCCCAAGCCCACCCTGACCAAGCAGGTGCAGGCGCTGGAAGCCCACCTGCGCACCAAACTGCTGAACCGCACCACCCGGCGGGTGACAGTGACGCCGGATGGGGCCGCTTATTATGAGCGCGCGCTAGCTCTGCTGAACGACCTGGACGAATTGGATGGCTCCATGACCCTGTCCCAGGCGGCGCCGCGCGGGCGGCTGCGGGTCGATATCAGCGCCTCCCTGGCGCTGCTCGTCCTGGTGCCCGCCTTGCCGGACTTCTTCGCCCGCTATCCCGACATCCAGCTGGACCTTGGCGTCACTGACCGGGCGGTGGACCTGGTGGGCGAGAATGTGGATTGCGTAATCCGGGGCGGCGATTTGACCGACCCGTCTCTCGTCGCGCGCCGCATCGGCGAAATCCACCGCATCACCTGTGCCGCGCCCTCCTATCTGAAGCGCTATGGCATCCCCAACCATCCGCGCGACCTGGAGACCGACTTTCCAACCGTGCGATACTTCAATGCCCGCACGGGGCGCCTCCTGGAGCTGGAGTTCGAGCGGGAGGGGCAAACCCTGGAGCCGGACGGCCGCTACATGATCGCGGTGAATGACGGCAACGCCTATCTTGCAGCAGGTCTTGCCGGCCTCGGCATCATCCAGCTGCCCACCTTCATGGCGCAGTCCCACATCGGGGCGGGAACGCTGGTGCCGGTTCTGACGGCCTGGACCACCGAATCCTTTCCGGTTTTCACCGTGTTCCCCCCCAACCGCCACCTCTCCGCACGCCTGCGCGTCTTCGTGGACTGGGTCGCGGAGCTGTTTGCCGGACACGACCTGATCCAGCGCCGTACCACCCTTCCCCGCGCCCAAGGCACACCTTGA
- a CDS encoding efflux RND transporter periplasmic adaptor subunit has translation MSGIETSSSGAPLKRRRLLVPALAALIVGAGLATPYVLPLGGARAADPVAASAPMAAPVSVAIVESREAPIFDEFSGRLEAVERVEVRSRVAGAIQKVHFREGDLVQEGELLITVDPAPYQAEVDRFQAQVSAAEARLALTKADLDRGQRLFDSRTVSQRDLDERVNASKEAIANLKAAEAALHTAELNLSYTQIRAPVAGRVGKLEITVGNLISAGPSSVPLTTLVSVDPVYAAFSVNEQVVTRALRSLVAKPGKTLPVESIPVQMTTAIDEDMSAGKTYLGHLQLIDNQVDPRTGTVRVRAVFDNTDGRLIPGQFVRLRMGRPDTGKALLITERAVGTDQDKKFVLVVGEDNKVAYREVALGAEVNGLRIVSSGLKAGETIVVNGLHRIRPGVTVAPQQVAMDGTRTASAATNDVAQR, from the coding sequence ATGTCCGGCATCGAAACTTCTTCGTCCGGCGCTCCGTTGAAGCGCCGCCGGCTTCTCGTTCCGGCCCTTGCCGCCCTCATCGTCGGGGCGGGACTGGCCACACCCTACGTGCTGCCGCTCGGCGGAGCACGTGCCGCCGACCCGGTTGCCGCCTCTGCCCCCATGGCGGCGCCGGTGTCGGTGGCTATCGTGGAATCCCGCGAGGCGCCCATCTTTGACGAGTTTTCCGGCCGCCTGGAGGCGGTGGAGCGGGTGGAGGTGCGTTCGCGCGTGGCAGGTGCCATCCAGAAGGTGCATTTCCGCGAGGGCGACCTGGTTCAGGAGGGCGAACTCCTCATCACGGTGGACCCTGCTCCTTACCAGGCGGAAGTGGACCGCTTCCAGGCCCAGGTGAGCGCCGCCGAGGCGCGTCTTGCCCTCACCAAGGCGGACCTGGATCGCGGCCAGCGTCTCTTCGACAGCCGCACCGTGTCCCAGCGCGACCTGGATGAGCGGGTGAATGCCTCCAAGGAGGCTATCGCCAATTTGAAGGCCGCCGAGGCTGCCCTCCACACCGCCGAGCTGAACCTCTCCTACACGCAGATCCGCGCCCCTGTGGCCGGCCGGGTGGGCAAGCTTGAGATCACGGTGGGCAACCTCATCTCGGCGGGCCCGTCCTCCGTGCCGCTCACCACTCTCGTTTCCGTGGATCCGGTCTATGCCGCCTTTTCAGTGAACGAGCAGGTGGTGACCCGCGCGCTCCGCTCCCTGGTGGCAAAGCCCGGCAAGACGCTTCCGGTGGAAAGCATTCCCGTCCAGATGACCACCGCCATCGACGAGGATATGAGCGCGGGCAAGACCTATCTCGGCCACCTCCAGCTCATCGACAACCAGGTGGACCCGCGCACCGGCACGGTGCGGGTGCGCGCCGTGTTCGACAATACGGACGGCCGCCTCATCCCAGGTCAGTTCGTGCGCCTGCGCATGGGCCGGCCGGACACCGGCAAGGCGCTTCTCATCACCGAGCGGGCGGTCGGAACCGACCAGGACAAGAAGTTCGTGCTGGTGGTCGGCGAAGACAACAAGGTGGCCTATCGCGAGGTGGCGCTGGGGGCCGAAGTCAACGGCCTGCGCATCGTCTCCTCCGGCCTGAAGGCGGGCGAGACGATCGTCGTCAACGGCCTGCACCGCATCCGGCCCGGCGTCACGGTTGCCCCGCAGCAGGTGGCCATGGACGGCACCCGCACCGCGTCTGCCGCCACGAACGACGTGGCTCAGCGCTGA
- a CDS encoding TRAP transporter large permease: protein MTPALVIGFLFVLLAIGTPVGFALAIAGATGLLATAGLTAVVGVLETTPFSVTNSYELIAIPMFILMAELVVASGIADGLFHAMSVWIGRVRGGLAVATALAGAGFGAISGSSTASAAALSATSIPAMLRAGYEPRFSCGVVAISGTLAMLIPPSIALVLYGIIAEVSIADLLIGGVIPGLLVTAAIIATIYVLIWRDPALAPATRSYSWHEKLAAVREVGPMLALLLIVTGVIYLGIATPTEAAALGAFGALVLTALVGKLTWPTLVSVLTRAARATCMILMIVIGASIFGFFLTLTQVTQGAVSFVTSLDVSPYVVMALIVCLYILLGCFMDQLAILILTVPIAVPAVKALGFDPVWFGVLVVVTAEVGMITPPLGLNVFVVSRYSGRPLAEIFSGIAPHVVAHIIVIALLIAFPALVLWLPGTMN from the coding sequence ATGACGCCGGCCCTGGTCATCGGTTTTTTGTTTGTGCTGCTGGCCATTGGCACGCCGGTGGGATTTGCGCTCGCCATTGCCGGCGCCACGGGATTGCTGGCCACCGCCGGGCTCACCGCTGTGGTGGGCGTGCTGGAGACGACCCCGTTCTCGGTCACGAACTCCTATGAACTCATCGCCATCCCCATGTTCATCCTCATGGCCGAACTGGTGGTGGCGAGCGGCATCGCCGATGGCCTGTTCCATGCGATGTCGGTGTGGATCGGGCGAGTGCGGGGCGGGCTCGCAGTGGCCACCGCCCTTGCCGGAGCTGGCTTTGGCGCCATTTCCGGGTCCAGCACGGCGTCCGCGGCGGCGCTTTCCGCCACCTCAATCCCCGCCATGCTGCGGGCCGGCTACGAACCGCGCTTCTCCTGTGGCGTGGTGGCCATTTCCGGCACGCTGGCGATGCTCATTCCGCCCTCCATCGCCCTGGTGCTCTATGGCATCATTGCGGAGGTCTCCATCGCCGATCTGCTGATCGGCGGTGTCATCCCGGGCCTGCTGGTCACGGCCGCCATCATCGCCACCATCTATGTGCTGATTTGGCGCGATCCGGCGCTCGCCCCCGCCACCCGTAGCTACAGCTGGCACGAGAAGCTGGCGGCTGTGCGCGAGGTGGGTCCTATGCTGGCCCTTCTGCTCATCGTCACCGGGGTCATCTATCTGGGCATCGCCACGCCCACCGAGGCGGCGGCGCTGGGGGCGTTCGGCGCGCTGGTGCTGACGGCGTTGGTGGGCAAGCTGACCTGGCCGACTCTTGTGTCGGTGCTGACCCGGGCGGCGCGCGCCACCTGCATGATCTTGATGATCGTCATCGGCGCCAGCATTTTCGGCTTCTTCCTTACGCTGACGCAGGTCACGCAGGGCGCGGTGTCGTTCGTGACCTCGCTCGACGTGTCACCCTACGTCGTCATGGCTCTGATCGTCTGCCTCTACATCCTGCTCGGCTGCTTCATGGACCAACTGGCGATCCTGATCCTGACGGTTCCGATCGCGGTGCCGGCCGTCAAGGCGCTGGGGTTCGATCCGGTGTGGTTCGGCGTGCTCGTCGTGGTCACGGCGGAGGTGGGGATGATCACGCCGCCGCTGGGGCTGAACGTATTCGTCGTCTCCCGCTATAGCGGACGGCCGCTCGCCGAGATCTTTTCGGGTATCGCGCCACATGTGGTGGCCCATATCATCGTGATCGCTCTCCTCATCGCCTTCCCGGCACTGGTTCTGTGGTTGCCCGGGACGATGAATTGA
- a CDS encoding nitroreductase yields MLPPSSANRAAPLSAEEAIRTRRSVRAFLPMPVPKETIVRILDLAARAPSGSNIQPWQVLVVTGDALRVLAAELNERALSGDKGAADYRYYPSTWREPYLGRRRKVGWALYGALGIARGEDEKMRQQHARNFLFFGAPVGLFFTIDRDMEQGSWLDYGMFLENIMLAARSFGLDTCPQAAFNVYGAFIAERLAIPKTRMLVCGMALGHADPHAPENGFLTEREPVADFTRFVDHLP; encoded by the coding sequence ATGCTTCCTCCCTCCAGCGCCAACCGCGCTGCTCCCCTCTCTGCGGAGGAGGCCATACGCACCCGCCGCTCCGTGCGCGCCTTCCTGCCGATGCCGGTGCCGAAGGAGACGATCGTGCGGATCCTGGATCTGGCCGCGCGGGCGCCGTCAGGCTCGAACATCCAGCCGTGGCAGGTTCTGGTCGTCACGGGCGATGCGCTGCGCGTGCTGGCGGCGGAGTTGAATGAGAGGGCTCTGTCAGGCGATAAGGGCGCGGCGGACTATCGCTATTATCCAAGCACCTGGCGCGAGCCCTATCTCGGCCGACGGCGAAAGGTGGGGTGGGCGCTTTATGGGGCTCTGGGCATTGCCCGGGGTGAAGACGAGAAGATGCGCCAGCAGCACGCGCGCAACTTCCTGTTCTTTGGTGCGCCGGTGGGCCTGTTCTTCACCATTGACCGGGACATGGAGCAGGGCTCCTGGCTCGACTACGGGATGTTCCTGGAAAACATTATGCTCGCCGCACGCAGCTTCGGCCTCGACACCTGCCCGCAGGCGGCGTTCAACGTCTATGGCGCGTTTATTGCCGAGCGCCTCGCCATTCCAAAGACGCGCATGCTCGTCTGCGGCATGGCGCTCGGCCACGCCGACCCCCATGCGCCCGAAAATGGCTTTCTCACCGAGCGCGAGCCGGTAGCCGACTTCACGCGCTTCGTGGACCACCTGCCCTGA
- a CDS encoding alpha/beta hydrolase fold domain-containing protein has protein sequence MIPHWTEEQVETTVAGAMPVRIYGGDRPVRSSPLVLQLHGGAFTGGSLESGADVAGILVEAGAVVVSVDYPCGPDHPFPQPLKAAYEALAWTEKAKARLTGKSARLYVAGAEAGGNLAAALAMMARDQQFPNLAGQILISPMLDASLATCSLRMADAGPVGCKWADGWHTYLGSAEKAGHPYAAPLTATRLGGLAPALVITAEDDPLRDEALAYAQRLGGAGVAVEKFVVPAPTGWPCTIDGESDGECPCLRFLPPVLRTFFDTTRAGPAKRPAKQATP, from the coding sequence ATGATCCCCCATTGGACCGAGGAGCAGGTGGAGACGACCGTGGCCGGCGCGATGCCGGTGCGGATCTATGGCGGCGACCGGCCCGTCCGCTCCTCGCCCCTGGTCCTCCAGCTCCATGGCGGGGCCTTCACCGGAGGTTCGCTGGAGAGCGGGGCGGATGTGGCCGGCATCCTCGTGGAAGCCGGCGCAGTGGTGGTTTCGGTAGACTATCCCTGCGGGCCCGACCACCCCTTTCCCCAGCCCCTCAAGGCCGCCTATGAGGCCCTCGCCTGGACGGAAAAGGCCAAGGCCCGTCTCACTGGAAAGTCCGCGCGCCTTTATGTGGCGGGCGCCGAGGCCGGCGGCAACCTCGCCGCCGCCTTGGCCATGATGGCGCGGGACCAGCAGTTTCCCAATCTCGCGGGCCAGATCCTCATCTCGCCCATGCTGGATGCGAGTCTCGCCACCTGCTCGCTCCGCATGGCCGATGCCGGCCCCGTGGGTTGCAAATGGGCCGATGGCTGGCACACCTATCTGGGCTCCGCCGAGAAGGCCGGCCATCCCTATGCGGCTCCGCTGACGGCCACGCGCCTCGGCGGGCTTGCCCCGGCTCTGGTCATCACGGCCGAGGATGACCCGCTGCGAGACGAGGCGCTCGCTTATGCGCAGCGCCTCGGCGGGGCCGGTGTCGCGGTTGAAAAGTTCGTCGTTCCCGCACCCACCGGCTGGCCCTGCACCATTGATGGCGAGAGCGACGGCGAGTGTCCGTGCCTGCGCTTCCTCCCGCCTGTCCTGCGCACTTTTTTCGACACCACGCGCGCCGGGCCCGCCAAACGCCCGGCCAAGCAAGCCACTCCCTGA
- a CDS encoding cupin domain-containing protein, protein MTELTEIVARAAAEKGEDNPGKFQVGTRLRHARLLAGARLKDIAEAANCSESLLSKLENNKIQPSLNMLSRVCDALNLTIGELFATPDAEQDVVLRAGQRMVVELDPLRRGDGIRMERLIPYAKGHLLQGNVHIVAPGGGSDGLVTHEGEEVGYVLAGQVELLLGDRSYKISTGDSFTYRSEIPHGYRNVGDEEARIIFINTPPSF, encoded by the coding sequence ATGACTGAGCTTACTGAGATCGTAGCGCGCGCAGCCGCGGAAAAGGGTGAGGACAATCCCGGCAAGTTTCAGGTGGGAACGCGCCTGCGACACGCCCGCCTCCTGGCCGGCGCCCGGCTGAAGGACATCGCCGAGGCGGCCAATTGTTCGGAAAGCCTGCTGTCCAAGCTTGAGAACAACAAGATCCAGCCCTCGCTGAACATGCTCTCGCGGGTGTGCGACGCGCTCAACCTCACCATCGGCGAACTGTTCGCCACCCCCGATGCCGAGCAGGACGTGGTGCTGCGCGCCGGCCAGCGCATGGTGGTGGAGCTGGATCCGCTGCGCCGCGGCGACGGCATCCGCATGGAACGCCTCATTCCCTATGCCAAGGGCCACCTGCTCCAGGGCAACGTCCATATCGTGGCGCCGGGGGGCGGCAGCGACGGCCTGGTGACCCATGAGGGCGAAGAGGTCGGCTACGTGCTGGCTGGCCAGGTGGAATTGCTGCTGGGCGATCGCAGCTACAAGATCAGCACCGGCGACAGCTTCACCTACCGGTCCGAGATTCCCCACGGCTACCGCAATGTGGGGGATGAAGAGGCGCGCATCATCTTCATCAATACGCCGCCTTCTTTCTGA
- a CDS encoding efflux RND transporter permease subunit yields MNISKFFIDRPIFAGVLSTLIFLAGLIAMQVMPISEYPEVVPPQVVVRAQYPGANPKVIAETVATPIEEQINGVEGMLYMSSQATTDGLMTLTVTFRLGTDPDKAQQLVQNRVSQAEPRLPEATRQLGITTVKSSPDLTLVVHLLSPNGRYDMTYLRNYAVLNVKDRLARIDGVGQVQLFGSGDYSMRVWLDPQKVAEHGLSAADVVNEIRAQNVQAAAGVVGASPGLPGIDLQLSVNAQGRLQTEEEFGDIVVKTGANGEVVRLRDVARIELGAADYALRSLLNNKSAVAVPLFQAPGSNAIRIADDVRKVMEEIKLNMPEGVDYEIVYDTTQFVRASIDAVVHTLLEAIVLVVLVVILFLQTWRASIIPLLAVPVSIVGTFAVMYVFGFSINALTLFGLVLAIGIVVDDAIVVVENVERNIEEGLSARAATYKAMQEVSGPIIAIALVLVAVFVPLAFITGLTGQFYKQFALTIAISTVISAINSLTLSPALAALLLKGHDAPKDRLTRIMDASLGWLFRGFNTAFSRGSNAYGRGVKGVIGRKVLMMGLYVLLLGATAFLFRTVPPGFVPAQDKQYLVGFAQLPDGATLDRTEEVIRRMSEITLAQEGVESAIAFPGLSINGFTNSSNSGIVFVGLKPFEERKRPDLSGGAIAQQLNGKFAAIEEAMVAMFPPPPVQGLGTIGGFKLQIEDRAGFGYQALNEATQAFLAKARQAPELAGLFSSYQINVPQLYADIDRTKARQLGVAVTDVFDTMQIYLGSIYVNDFNKFGRTYTVRVQADAPYRARAGDVGLLKVRSATGEMVPLSALLKVKEVAGPERAMRYNGFLTADINGGAAPGYSSGEAQKAVERVAAETLPKGIGFEWTELTYQDILAGNSAVWVFPLAIFLVFLVLAAQYESLVLPLSIIMIVPTGLLAAMTGVWLSGGDNNVFTQIGLVVLVGLSAKNAILIVEFARELEFAGRTPREAAVEASRLRLRPILMTSLAFIMGVVPLVTSIGAGAEMRHAMGVAVFAGMIGVTVFGIFLTPVFYVLLRQLSGNRPLVQHGAAVSVPHGSPTDHAAPVDAH; encoded by the coding sequence ATGAACATCTCCAAGTTCTTCATCGACCGCCCCATCTTTGCGGGCGTCCTGTCCACTTTGATCTTCCTTGCCGGCCTCATCGCCATGCAGGTGATGCCCATTTCGGAATATCCCGAAGTGGTGCCGCCCCAGGTGGTGGTGCGCGCCCAGTATCCCGGCGCCAATCCCAAGGTGATTGCCGAGACGGTGGCCACCCCCATCGAGGAACAGATCAACGGCGTGGAGGGCATGCTCTACATGTCCAGCCAGGCCACCACCGACGGCTTGATGACCCTCACCGTCACCTTCCGCCTCGGCACAGATCCCGACAAGGCCCAGCAGCTGGTTCAGAACCGGGTCTCCCAGGCCGAGCCGCGCCTGCCGGAGGCGACGCGCCAACTGGGCATCACCACGGTGAAGTCCTCGCCGGACCTGACGCTGGTGGTTCATCTGCTGTCGCCCAATGGGCGCTATGACATGACCTATCTGCGCAACTATGCCGTCCTCAATGTGAAGGACCGTCTGGCGCGCATCGATGGCGTCGGCCAGGTGCAATTGTTCGGCTCCGGCGACTATTCCATGCGCGTCTGGCTCGACCCCCAGAAGGTGGCCGAGCACGGCCTCTCCGCCGCCGATGTGGTGAACGAGATCCGCGCCCAGAACGTCCAGGCCGCCGCCGGCGTGGTGGGCGCCTCGCCGGGCCTGCCGGGCATCGATCTCCAGCTCTCCGTGAACGCCCAAGGCCGCCTCCAGACCGAGGAGGAGTTCGGCGACATCGTCGTGAAGACCGGCGCCAATGGCGAGGTGGTGCGCCTGCGGGACGTCGCGCGCATCGAGCTGGGCGCGGCCGACTATGCGCTGCGCTCCCTCCTCAACAACAAATCGGCCGTCGCTGTGCCCCTGTTTCAGGCGCCGGGCTCCAACGCCATCCGCATCGCCGATGATGTGCGCAAGGTGATGGAGGAGATCAAGCTGAACATGCCCGAGGGCGTGGACTATGAGATCGTCTACGACACCACCCAGTTCGTGCGCGCCTCCATCGATGCGGTGGTGCATACGCTCCTGGAGGCCATCGTCCTGGTGGTGCTGGTGGTGATCCTGTTCCTCCAGACGTGGCGGGCCTCCATCATCCCGCTGCTGGCGGTGCCGGTGTCCATCGTCGGCACGTTCGCCGTGATGTATGTGTTCGGCTTCTCCATCAATGCCTTGACCCTGTTCGGCCTGGTGTTGGCCATCGGCATCGTGGTGGATGACGCCATCGTGGTGGTGGAGAATGTGGAGCGCAACATTGAGGAGGGCCTGTCCGCCCGCGCCGCCACCTACAAGGCCATGCAGGAGGTGTCCGGGCCGATCATCGCCATCGCCCTGGTGCTGGTGGCGGTGTTCGTGCCGCTGGCCTTCATCACCGGCCTGACGGGGCAATTCTACAAGCAGTTTGCCCTCACCATTGCCATCTCCACCGTCATCTCGGCGATCAATTCGCTCACCCTCTCGCCGGCGCTCGCGGCCCTTCTGCTGAAGGGCCATGACGCGCCGAAGGACCGGCTCACGCGCATTATGGATGCGAGCCTCGGCTGGCTGTTCCGCGGCTTCAACACCGCCTTCAGCCGCGGCTCCAACGCCTATGGGCGGGGGGTGAAGGGCGTGATTGGCCGCAAGGTCCTGATGATGGGCCTCTATGTGCTGCTGCTGGGCGCCACCGCCTTCCTGTTCCGCACGGTGCCGCCTGGCTTCGTCCCGGCGCAGGACAAGCAATATCTGGTCGGCTTCGCCCAATTGCCGGATGGCGCCACGCTCGACCGCACCGAGGAAGTGATCCGCCGTATGAGCGAGATCACCCTCGCACAGGAGGGCGTGGAAAGCGCCATTGCCTTCCCGGGTCTGTCCATCAACGGCTTCACCAACTCCTCCAATTCCGGCATCGTCTTCGTGGGCCTGAAGCCGTTCGAGGAGCGCAAGCGGCCCGACCTTTCGGGCGGCGCCATCGCCCAGCAATTGAACGGCAAGTTCGCGGCCATCGAGGAGGCCATGGTGGCCATGTTCCCCCCGCCCCCCGTGCAGGGGCTGGGCACCATTGGCGGCTTCAAGTTGCAGATCGAGGACCGGGCGGGATTTGGCTACCAGGCCCTCAATGAGGCGACCCAGGCCTTCCTCGCCAAGGCGCGGCAGGCACCGGAGCTGGCGGGGCTCTTCTCCTCCTACCAGATCAACGTGCCGCAGCTTTATGCCGACATCGACCGCACCAAGGCGCGCCAGTTGGGCGTCGCGGTGACCGACGTGTTCGACACCATGCAGATCTATCTCGGCTCCATCTATGTGAATGATTTCAACAAGTTCGGCCGCACCTACACGGTCCGCGTCCAAGCGGATGCGCCCTATCGCGCCCGTGCCGGGGATGTGGGCCTCCTCAAGGTGCGCTCGGCCACCGGCGAGATGGTGCCGCTCTCCGCGCTCCTGAAGGTGAAGGAGGTGGCGGGTCCCGAGCGGGCCATGCGCTATAATGGCTTCCTCACCGCCGACATCAATGGCGGCGCGGCGCCCGGCTATTCGTCCGGCGAGGCGCAGAAGGCGGTGGAACGCGTGGCCGCCGAGACCTTGCCCAAGGGCATCGGCTTTGAATGGACCGAATTGACCTATCAGGACATCCTGGCCGGAAATTCGGCGGTGTGGGTGTTCCCGCTCGCCATCTTCCTGGTCTTCCTGGTGCTGGCAGCCCAGTATGAGAGCCTCGTGCTGCCGCTCTCCATCATCATGATCGTGCCCACGGGGCTGCTGGCCGCCATGACCGGCGTTTGGCTCTCGGGGGGTGACAACAATGTCTTCACCCAGATCGGCCTTGTGGTGCTGGTGGGCTTGTCGGCGAAGAACGCCATCCTGATCGTGGAGTTTGCCCGCGAACTGGAATTTGCCGGCCGCACCCCGCGCGAAGCTGCGGTGGAGGCGAGCCGCCTGCGCCTGCGGCCCATTTTGATGACCTCGCTGGCCTTCATCATGGGCGTGGTGCCCCTCGTCACCTCCATCGGCGCCGGCGCGGAGATGCGCCATGCCATGGGCGTGGCAGTGTTTGCGGGCATGATCGGCGTGACCGTGTTCGGCATCTTCCTGACGCCGGTCTTCTACGTGCTGCTGCGCCAGCTCTCGGGCAACCGCCCCCTGGTGCAGCATGGAGCGGCCGTTTCCGTCCCGCACGGGTCGCCCACGGACCATGCTGCACCCGTTGACGCCCACTGA